Genomic window (Fluviispira vulneris):
ATGACTCTTTTTCATTATATTCTTTTAAATGATTTAAATTTGTACAGGCCTGAGTATAACCTGTTTGGCAGGCTTTGTCGAAAATATCCCGAGCCAATGCCTGTTTCCCTTCACGACTGTGCATGACACCTAAATTGGTACAGCCCAACATATTTCCTTTGTCACAGGCTTTCTTATAGGCAGACATAGCTCCAAGGCTGTCACCATTGGTCAACTCTATTTTCGCTAAATACAAGCAACCAATAGGATCCCCTTTCAGGCATCCTTTTGAATAAAATTGATATGCCTCTTTTATTTTACCGTTACGTTCCTTGATGGAAGCATAATTTGTACAAGCTAGGGGATTGCTATTTAAACAAGCGAATTTAAAATAATACTCAGCTTGGGCAGTGTTTTTTTCATTAAAAAATATATTACCTAAATACAAACAACCTTGACTGTCACCGACTTTACAGCCTTTTAAATAAAAGTCTTTGGCTTTAGTCATATTTGCCGACTTTTCATGTAATACACCTAAGTTTGTGCAACCAACAGGATCTAAATATTTACAGCTTTCACTAAAAAGTTCGAACGCTTTTTGATAATCACCTTTATCAAAAAAAGATATCCCTGATTTTGTACAAGAATTTGCGTTTACTTTACATTTTATCCCATTATCTTGCAAAATTTTATCTTGTGTTTGGGCTATAATAGGAAAAAATAAACTCATATAAAAAAGCAATAAATATCTTTTCATATTCCCTTTACCAATGCTTTATGTTGAGTTAACAAAGCAATCCACGAAGAAAATTTTTCTGAATCAAAGTTATCATTTGCTTCCATATTTTCAATAGAATGCTCTAAACTTTTTCCTTCACTCATATTTTCAATAAAAGAAATATACTCCTCAGGAATATGCAAAACTTCAAAAGAACATGCTGAGCTTTTATACAGTAATAGACTTTCTGCTACATTTTGGATAGCAGAAAATTTCTGAACGCGTATTTCTTCTATCTCTTGAGATATTTCTTTACTCAAAGAGCTGCCTGCCGCATCGAAACGATCTTCTATCTCACTCGCAACATTATACATTTGGTAAAGAGGCCACTCTGATTTAATTACACTATGATTACGTTGCAAAAATATTTCTGAAGGCTTTGGTATAAAAGAAGATTTATAAATAAAGTTCTCAGTCAACGGATTTTCTGCAGATAAAACTTGATCGCGGATAAGGCACAAGCGCATAAAATCTGGAACAAAAGGACATTCTTTAATATTTTCATTTTGTTCTAAATAATTTGGAAAATCGAATAATGAGTCGATCATATTTAATGAAGTTGGATTTTCTAAAAAATATTCAATAATAAATCCAGCGACGAATTTTTTCTCAAATAAACAACTTGCCAAATTAAAAACGGTTTCAGGAAAAACTGAAGAGATCCTGGCAAAGTAACCTGTTCGATATGCTTCAATTCGATGCAACGTATTTCTTTCGAAAACATTGCCCATTTTATCTGCAAAAGAGTTTATAATATCATCGACAGGATTTTTCTGAGTTGTTCTCAAAAAAAAATCCTGTATTTCTTTTAATTCTTCAAATTGCATAATAAATTATTTCCAAAATTGATTTCGTAAATAAGCTCTTCAAATGGAGCTGTATCATCATCTCTTTCAATAATTGCAGTTCTAAAACCAATGTTCTTTAAAGCCCATAACATGAGTTTCCAAACATTTTCACAGGCAAGTTTGTCATGTGTATCAAATAAAAAATCATCTAAAACCGAATGCCCTGCAATATGATATTGATTCACATATTCAGGTTTTACTTTAGCAATTTCTACATCTGCATCATACCCATGATTGAAAGCTGAAACATATATATTATTCACATCCAATAAGATACCTGCACCTGTCCTTTTACAAATTTCATTTAGAAATTCGATTTCTGAATACTCATTGTCTTGATAAGATACATATGAAGATATATTTTCAAGAGAATATTGGCGTCCAAGTATATCTTGAATTTGAGATACTTTATCACATATTAAATCTAAAGTAACAGCATTAAATGGAATCGGTAAAAGATCAAAACTGTTATGAGTTTTTGAAGCGGAAAAACACAAATGATCCGAAACCACTTCTGGATTAAGAATTTTTAAAAAATCTCTTAATTGATAACAATATTCTTTATCTAATTGTTCTGTTGAAGCTATATTCATGCCAAC
Coding sequences:
- a CDS encoding tetratricopeptide repeat protein — protein: MKRYLLLFYMSLFFPIIAQTQDKILQDNGIKCKVNANSCTKSGISFFDKGDYQKAFELFSESCKYLDPVGCTNLGVLHEKSANMTKAKDFYLKGCKVGDSQGCLYLGNIFFNEKNTAQAEYYFKFACLNSNPLACTNYASIKERNGKIKEAYQFYSKGCLKGDPIGCLYLAKIELTNGDSLGAMSAYKKACDKGNMLGCTNLGVMHSREGKQALARDIFDKACQTGYTQACTNLNHLKEYNEKESSS
- a CDS encoding DUF692 domain-containing protein, producing the protein MISSQKIERGVLTYPAGIFGAGLRAAHYSFWHEISQLPPLEIMADNYMYLKGGPGFFHLFKIAERTKVVVHGVGMNIASTEQLDKEYCYQLRDFLKILNPEVVSDHLCFSASKTHNSFDLLPIPFNAVTLDLICDKVSQIQDILGRQYSLENISSYVSYQDNEYSEIEFLNEICKRTGAGILLDVNNIYVSAFNHGYDADVEIAKVKPEYVNQYHIAGHSVLDDFLFDTHDKLACENVWKLMLWALKNIGFRTAIIERDDDTAPFEELIYEINFGNNLLCNLKN